In the Devosia sp. SL43 genome, one interval contains:
- a CDS encoding extracellular solute-binding protein: protein MLKKGFLTTVAAMSLMVAAALPAQAEVSIMYPEWIASLVEPGIEAYKAETGDTVNAIKLPGQGYDQRIALDLSAGTAADVNVIDSFMVSELAAAGYLASLNDMAAAWDQYQYYLPGLLEVASYQGSVYALPTDTDVRMLWYDKSNFEKAGIAMPWEPKSWADILDAAQKLKDAGVQYPFQIPAGTKQGEATTMQGVYMALLGADVPEGDRNRLLNRETNQWIGDSPGLRRVFDLYHQVFVERELNPADLNYATDIGAAVRAALADDKLGILASGSWEDACLWDCNAPPSREERDALVGWTPWPGSGEPGTKATTNISGGWAIGINSKAADADASFKLVTSIFDEGNFKAWTLANHRMAVRTDISESPDYTADPFLAEATALAADTTGRDTIPGYQTVSALIQQATSDLLDGASVDEVIQTYHEALVDEFGEENVITYE, encoded by the coding sequence ATGCTCAAGAAGGGTTTTCTGACCACGGTGGCGGCAATGTCGCTCATGGTCGCCGCTGCGCTTCCCGCGCAGGCCGAAGTCTCGATCATGTATCCGGAATGGATCGCATCGCTGGTCGAGCCGGGTATCGAGGCCTACAAGGCCGAGACCGGCGACACCGTGAACGCCATCAAGCTGCCGGGCCAGGGCTATGACCAGCGCATCGCGCTCGATCTCAGCGCCGGCACCGCCGCCGATGTGAACGTCATCGACAGCTTCATGGTCTCCGAACTGGCCGCTGCCGGCTATCTCGCCTCGCTCAACGACATGGCGGCCGCCTGGGACCAGTACCAGTATTATCTGCCGGGCCTGCTCGAAGTGGCGTCCTATCAGGGCAGTGTCTATGCCCTGCCGACCGATACCGACGTGCGGATGCTCTGGTACGATAAGTCCAATTTCGAAAAGGCCGGCATCGCTATGCCGTGGGAGCCCAAGAGCTGGGCCGACATTCTCGATGCCGCGCAGAAGCTCAAGGATGCGGGCGTCCAGTATCCGTTCCAGATTCCGGCCGGCACCAAGCAGGGCGAAGCCACCACGATGCAGGGCGTCTACATGGCCCTTCTCGGTGCTGATGTCCCCGAGGGCGATCGCAACCGCCTGCTCAACCGCGAAACCAACCAGTGGATCGGCGACAGCCCCGGCCTGCGCCGTGTCTTCGACCTGTACCACCAGGTCTTCGTCGAGCGTGAGCTGAACCCGGCCGACCTCAACTACGCCACCGATATCGGTGCTGCCGTCCGTGCTGCCCTCGCCGATGACAAGCTGGGCATCCTGGCTTCCGGCTCCTGGGAAGATGCCTGCCTGTGGGATTGCAACGCCCCTCCATCACGCGAAGAGCGCGATGCCCTGGTCGGCTGGACCCCATGGCCTGGTTCGGGTGAACCCGGCACCAAGGCAACCACCAATATTTCGGGTGGCTGGGCCATCGGCATCAACTCCAAGGCCGCCGATGCCGACGCTTCGTTCAAGCTGGTGACCTCGATCTTCGACGAAGGCAACTTCAAGGCCTGGACGCTGGCTAACCACCGCATGGCGGTCCGCACCGATATTTCGGAATCCCCGGACTATACCGCTGACCCGTTCCTGGCCGAGGCCACCGCGCTCGCCGCCGATACCACCGGCCGCGACACGATTCCCGGCTACCAGACGGTCTCGGCTCTGATCCAGCAGGCCACGTCCGACCTGCTCGATGGCGCCAGCGTCGACGAAGTCATCCAGACCTACCACGAGGCCCTGGTCGACGAGTTCGGCGAAGAGAACGTCATCACCTACGAATAA
- a CDS encoding carbohydrate ABC transporter permease has translation MESSETTSRITAIALAFMAVIWVSPFSWLFLNAFNPLSTGQLEIPKSVGLDNFAMAMSGNAGKQFLNSMLIAAGTATLSVVVGISAAYPLSRLRIPGRNAFLWTLVLLRMLPSAGVLVPLYFAAQRGGLLNQFGVIVALTILNLPFTLLLLKNFFDTVPIELEEAAYVEGATLLQIVTKIVLPMSKAGIAVVWFYSFTGAWNEFLLPLIFARVQDAFPMSVGLYAAFGQQGAINYGFLTAFSIIYAAPAVGVYFLLRRNMNTGFAGVGVKG, from the coding sequence ATGGAATCGAGCGAAACAACCTCCCGCATCACCGCCATTGCGCTGGCCTTCATGGCTGTCATCTGGGTCAGCCCATTCTCTTGGCTGTTCCTCAACGCCTTCAACCCACTATCGACCGGGCAGCTCGAAATCCCCAAATCGGTCGGGCTCGACAATTTCGCCATGGCCATGAGCGGCAATGCCGGCAAGCAGTTCCTCAATTCCATGCTGATTGCCGCCGGCACCGCCACGCTCAGCGTTGTCGTCGGCATCTCCGCCGCCTATCCGTTGTCGCGCCTGCGTATCCCGGGCCGCAATGCCTTCCTCTGGACGCTGGTGCTGCTGCGCATGCTGCCATCGGCCGGCGTGCTGGTGCCGCTCTACTTTGCCGCCCAACGCGGCGGACTGCTCAACCAGTTCGGTGTCATCGTCGCGCTGACCATCCTCAACCTGCCGTTCACGCTACTGCTGCTGAAGAACTTCTTCGACACGGTGCCGATTGAGCTTGAAGAGGCGGCCTATGTCGAGGGCGCGACGCTGCTGCAGATCGTCACCAAGATCGTGCTGCCCATGTCGAAGGCCGGCATTGCGGTGGTCTGGTTCTATAGCTTCACCGGGGCCTGGAACGAGTTCCTGCTGCCCCTGATCTTTGCCCGCGTGCAGGATGCCTTCCCCATGTCGGTGGGCCTTTACGCGGCATTCGGCCAGCAGGGCGCCATCAACTACGGCTTCCTCACGGCCTTCTCGATTATCTACGCAGCGCCGGCGGTCGGCGTCTATTTCTTGTTGCGGCGAAACATGAACACAGGGTTCGCCGGTGTCGGAGTTAAAGGATGA
- a CDS encoding carbohydrate ABC transporter permease: protein MKNQANPWLTSNLWILGLGMLPAALLIGALLYFTAWAFAFSFTDLALVGRKSVEWSWVGLQNFERLFTRRGFLESLWTTVIFVFFSAIVGQSVLGFLLAALLRGSQSTIRSVVEVCIMLGWLLPDIVAAFLWSATTSQTGLINQLFVIPFGLEPINFINQYALPIVTIANIWKGTAWSYLLFSAALDSVSREVVEAAKVDGATPFQRIWMVQLPIIRPHIATNMLFITIWTFTYFPLIFAMTGGGPGTATQTLAVFLYNQSFSRGNLGFGSAISVAMLVIVGLLSLVYLRMLREPK from the coding sequence ATGAAGAACCAAGCCAACCCCTGGCTCACCAGCAATCTTTGGATCCTCGGCCTGGGCATGTTGCCGGCGGCCCTGCTCATCGGCGCGCTGCTCTATTTCACCGCCTGGGCCTTCGCCTTCAGCTTCACCGATCTGGCTCTTGTGGGGCGGAAATCCGTCGAGTGGAGCTGGGTGGGCCTGCAGAATTTCGAACGCCTGTTCACGCGCCGCGGCTTCCTCGAGTCGCTCTGGACCACCGTCATCTTCGTCTTCTTCTCGGCTATCGTCGGCCAGTCGGTACTGGGCTTCCTGCTCGCGGCTTTGCTGCGCGGCAGCCAGTCGACCATTCGCAGCGTCGTCGAAGTCTGCATCATGCTGGGCTGGCTGCTGCCCGATATCGTGGCCGCATTCCTGTGGTCGGCGACGACCAGCCAGACCGGTCTCATCAACCAGCTCTTCGTCATTCCGTTTGGCCTCGAGCCGATCAATTTCATCAACCAATACGCGCTGCCTATCGTCACCATCGCCAATATCTGGAAGGGCACCGCCTGGTCTTACCTGCTGTTCTCGGCGGCTCTGGATTCGGTGTCGCGCGAGGTCGTCGAGGCCGCCAAGGTCGATGGCGCAACGCCGTTCCAGCGCATCTGGATGGTGCAGCTGCCGATCATCCGGCCGCATATCGCCACCAACATGCTGTTCATCACCATCTGGACCTTCACCTATTTCCCGCTGATCTTCGCCATGACCGGCGGCGGTCCGGGCACGGCCACCCAGACGCTGGCGGTGTTCCTCTACAATCAGAGTTTTTCGCGCGGCAATCTTGGCTTCGGCAGTGCCATTTCGGTGGCCATGCTGGTCATCGTGGGTCTGTTGTCCCTGGTCTATCTGCGTATGCTGCGGGAGCCCAAGTAA